The following are encoded in a window of Bacillus sp. SORGH_AS_0510 genomic DNA:
- a CDS encoding DUF2935 domain-containing protein, translated as MTAISVREDHSFWLEILQDHAIFVRDHLSVEEEKEISIAERFIQSFGIILNNLRQLHPAIESSSEEQTTFAKQAYSVAYEYYRFEGHLQSLRIQNQINLNLSPTYLNGTLNENQEYLRLLSYYVNGQNPLPLRLDQLLDLWLEDQLGHIILLKNVLDPIEIEVERQSTAFAQKFQMFILQNHHIKGYLRFTKQGFPRQKELALEVGRTVIEMNLFIRSSVEKYKGDRILNKTTLRFIEHHFPETCYFIKKLADFAPELHSEGAQCSLRKPSFT; from the coding sequence ATGACAGCAATTAGTGTACGGGAAGATCATTCATTCTGGTTGGAAATATTACAAGACCATGCGATTTTTGTTAGAGACCATTTGTCAGTGGAAGAAGAAAAGGAAATATCAATTGCAGAAAGGTTTATACAGTCATTTGGGATAATACTCAATAATCTCAGACAACTTCACCCGGCAATAGAATCTTCATCTGAGGAACAAACTACTTTTGCTAAGCAAGCATATTCAGTTGCCTATGAGTATTACCGTTTTGAGGGACACTTACAAAGTCTTAGAATCCAAAATCAAATAAATTTAAATTTGTCTCCTACTTATTTGAACGGCACGTTAAATGAAAACCAAGAATATTTACGTTTATTGTCTTATTATGTAAATGGTCAAAATCCTTTGCCCTTAAGACTAGATCAACTCTTAGATTTATGGTTAGAAGACCAGTTAGGTCATATCATTTTATTAAAAAATGTTTTAGACCCCATTGAAATAGAAGTTGAAAGACAATCAACTGCCTTTGCCCAAAAGTTTCAAATGTTTATCTTACAAAACCATCATATAAAAGGATATTTACGTTTTACCAAACAGGGCTTCCCTCGACAAAAAGAGCTAGCATTAGAGGTAGGAAGAACAGTAATAGAAATGAATTTGTTTATCCGATCTTCCGTAGAAAAATATAAAGGCGATCGAATACTAAATAAAACAACTTTAAGGTTTATTGAACATCACTTTCCTGAAACATGTTACTTTATAAAGAAACTAGCTGATTTTGCACCAGAGCTTCACTCAGAAGGTGCTCAATGTTCATTAAGAAAACCCTCATTTACCTAA
- a CDS encoding aminotransferase class V-fold PLP-dependent enzyme, translated as MITATIGSNTYRIPNNLEKYFQRFRSQVIGMDQEFDAPYGKKKIIYADWTASGRLYRPIEQKISEIFGPFMANTHTESNITSLMMTGIYKHSRKIIKQHVNGDLHDAVILDGFGMTSVINKLQRLLGLRVHEKWKNRLNLTEKERPIIFLTHMEHHSNQTSWLETVGEVVILNPDKDGGVDLQQLKKLLHHYKDRPMKIGAFTACSNVTGIQTPYHQLAKIMHQHGGVCFVDFAASAPYVKIDMHPKDPLEKLDAVFFSPHKFLGGPGTSGVLVFDTRLYFNHVPDHPGGGTVTWTNPWGNHEYYKDIELREDGGTPGILQAIRTALCINLKNQMGIPNILNREKEQLNLLLPQLAEIPGLHVLEEHMVNRLGIVSFYIEGIHYNLIVRLLNDRFGIQVRGGCSCAGTYGHYLFKIDKESSKQITQKINLGDLSNKPGWVRFSLHPIMTNDEILLFVNAVKEITLNINEWKNDYIYDSHSNDYFFINHIREDMGNFFRME; from the coding sequence ATGATCACCGCAACGATTGGAAGTAATACCTACAGAATACCCAACAATCTCGAAAAATATTTTCAAAGATTTCGCTCACAGGTCATTGGAATGGATCAGGAGTTTGATGCTCCTTATGGAAAAAAGAAAATTATATATGCAGATTGGACTGCAAGTGGAAGACTATATCGTCCGATTGAGCAAAAAATCTCTGAGATATTTGGACCCTTTATGGCAAATACACATACTGAATCAAACATAACCAGTTTAATGATGACAGGTATTTATAAACATTCGCGAAAAATCATTAAGCAACATGTAAATGGGGATTTACATGATGCGGTCATCCTGGATGGTTTTGGGATGACCTCGGTAATCAATAAACTGCAGCGGTTGTTAGGCCTTAGAGTTCATGAAAAATGGAAGAACCGTTTGAATCTAACGGAAAAGGAAAGACCCATTATTTTTCTAACGCATATGGAACATCACTCTAATCAAACTTCTTGGCTTGAAACTGTTGGCGAGGTAGTTATATTAAACCCTGATAAAGATGGGGGAGTAGACTTGCAGCAACTCAAAAAGTTACTCCATCATTATAAGGATAGACCGATGAAGATCGGTGCGTTTACTGCATGCTCTAATGTAACTGGGATTCAAACCCCATACCATCAATTAGCTAAAATCATGCATCAGCATGGCGGAGTTTGTTTCGTAGATTTTGCTGCTTCAGCACCATATGTAAAGATTGATATGCATCCGAAGGATCCATTAGAAAAGCTTGACGCAGTCTTTTTTTCTCCTCATAAATTTTTAGGGGGACCTGGTACAAGTGGGGTATTAGTCTTTGATACAAGATTATATTTTAACCATGTTCCCGATCATCCTGGTGGTGGAACAGTAACCTGGACCAATCCATGGGGGAATCATGAATATTATAAAGACATTGAACTGCGTGAGGATGGGGGGACACCTGGAATTTTACAGGCCATTCGCACTGCCTTATGTATCAACTTAAAAAATCAAATGGGCATTCCCAATATTCTAAATAGAGAAAAGGAGCAGTTAAACCTATTATTACCTCAATTAGCTGAAATCCCAGGATTACATGTATTAGAAGAGCATATGGTAAACAGATTGGGGATTGTATCATTTTATATTGAAGGAATTCACTATAATTTAATCGTTCGCCTACTAAATGATCGTTTTGGAATTCAAGTCCGAGGTGGTTGCTCTTGTGCAGGCACTTATGGACATTACCTTTTTAAGATTGATAAAGAATCCTCAAAACAGATTACTCAGAAAATTAATCTTGGAGATTTATCTAATAAACCTGGGTGGGTACGTTTTTCCTTACATCCAATTATGACTAATGATGAAATATTACTGTTCGTAAATGCTGTGAAGGAGATCACTTTAAACATAAATGAATGGAAGAATGATTATATCTACGATTCACACAGCAATGATTATTTTTTTATTAACCACATAAGAGAAGATATGGGAAATTTCTTTCGAATGGAATGA
- a CDS encoding CoA-disulfide reductase has product MAKKIVIVGGVAGGATTAARLRRLDEQAEIVMFERGEYISFANCGLPYYIGGTISERDKLLIQTVEGMSKKFNLDIRNLSEVTKINRDRKTVDIRHVRTGEKYEESYDILVLSPGASPIKPPIAGIETAESLFTLRNIPDTDKIKSYVDTNKPKKATVVGGGFIGIEMAENLWDLGIEVTLIEMSNQIMAPIDFEMATILHGHLREKGVNLILEDGVEAFEQNGKIVKLTSGQKMDTDMIIIAIGVKPENQLAVGAGLKVGGRGGIQVNEYLQTEDPSIYAIGDAIEVKDYINGEPTQIPLAWPANRQGRIVADHINGIAARYKGTLGTSIAKVFDMTVASTGNNEKTLKRLGFPYEVVHVHPGSHAGYYPGVFPIALKLIFEKDTGKIFGAQAVSYDGADKRIDVIATAIKGGLTIFDLADLELSYAPPFSSAKDPVNMAGYAASNIAEGRVETVQWHEIDEIVQNGGLLIDVREPIERERGYIEGSINIPLGELRERIEELPKNQTIYLTCQVGLRGYLGARILSQNGYKVKNLDGGYKTYLSVFDNKQKNKEVKRMMVRY; this is encoded by the coding sequence ATGGCTAAAAAAATCGTTATTGTAGGCGGGGTAGCAGGGGGAGCAACAACAGCAGCAAGATTGAGAAGATTAGATGAGCAAGCGGAAATCGTAATGTTTGAAAGAGGGGAATATATTTCCTTCGCAAACTGCGGCTTACCATATTATATTGGTGGAACGATTTCAGAAAGAGACAAGCTGTTAATTCAAACAGTTGAGGGTATGTCTAAAAAATTCAACCTTGATATTCGTAACTTAAGTGAAGTAACAAAAATTAATCGAGATAGAAAGACAGTAGATATCAGACATGTAAGAACGGGCGAAAAATACGAAGAATCATACGACATTCTTGTTTTATCACCAGGCGCAAGCCCTATTAAACCACCTATCGCTGGAATTGAGACAGCGGAATCACTCTTTACTTTAAGGAATATTCCAGATACGGATAAAATTAAGTCCTATGTTGATACAAACAAACCGAAGAAAGCTACAGTTGTCGGTGGAGGATTCATCGGAATTGAAATGGCAGAGAACCTATGGGATTTAGGGATTGAAGTAACCTTAATTGAAATGTCAAACCAAATTATGGCTCCGATTGATTTTGAAATGGCTACTATTTTACATGGTCATCTTCGTGAAAAAGGAGTGAACTTAATCCTAGAAGATGGTGTAGAAGCATTTGAACAAAATGGTAAAATCGTAAAGTTAACTAGTGGTCAAAAAATGGATACAGACATGATTATCATAGCTATAGGTGTTAAACCAGAAAATCAGTTAGCGGTTGGAGCGGGTCTAAAAGTAGGCGGACGCGGTGGGATTCAGGTGAATGAATACCTTCAAACAGAAGATCCAAGTATATATGCAATTGGGGATGCCATTGAAGTGAAGGATTATATCAATGGTGAACCAACTCAAATTCCATTAGCATGGCCAGCTAACCGCCAGGGAAGAATTGTAGCAGATCATATCAATGGAATTGCAGCACGTTACAAAGGAACACTGGGAACATCAATAGCAAAGGTCTTTGATATGACAGTTGCTTCAACAGGAAATAACGAAAAGACGTTAAAACGTTTAGGATTTCCTTATGAGGTTGTACATGTACACCCAGGTTCACATGCTGGTTATTACCCAGGAGTCTTTCCAATCGCACTGAAGCTAATTTTTGAAAAAGATACTGGAAAAATATTTGGTGCCCAAGCTGTTTCCTATGATGGGGCAGACAAAAGAATCGATGTGATTGCAACAGCAATTAAAGGCGGTTTAACGATATTCGATTTGGCTGACCTAGAACTTTCTTATGCACCACCATTTTCATCAGCTAAAGACCCCGTTAATATGGCTGGCTATGCAGCAAGCAATATTGCTGAAGGAAGAGTCGAAACTGTGCAATGGCATGAAATCGATGAAATTGTACAAAACGGTGGTTTATTAATCGACGTTCGTGAGCCGATTGAACGTGAAAGAGGCTATATTGAAGGCTCTATTAATATTCCTCTTGGAGAATTAAGGGAGCGGATTGAAGAACTGCCGAAGAATCAAACCATCTATTTAACTTGCCAGGTTGGTCTACGCGGTTATTTAGGAGCACGGATCCTCTCACAAAACGGATATAAAGTAAAGAATCTTGACGGAGGATATAAAACTTATTTAAGTGTGTTTGATAATAAGCAAAAAAATAAAGAGGTCAAAAGAATGATGGTAAGATATTGA
- a CDS encoding metal-sensitive transcriptional regulator, which produces MIYDDKAINRLKRAEGQIKGILRMIEEGKECKEVITQLSAVRSAVDRTIAVIVSSNLEHCIRESIETGNEDSSKIVEEAVNMLVKSR; this is translated from the coding sequence ATGATCTACGATGATAAGGCAATTAATCGTTTGAAACGGGCTGAGGGACAAATAAAAGGGATCTTGAGAATGATAGAGGAAGGTAAGGAATGTAAAGAAGTGATTACCCAACTATCAGCAGTAAGATCGGCGGTTGACAGGACAATTGCGGTAATAGTTAGTTCCAATCTCGAACATTGCATTCGTGAATCCATTGAAACAGGAAATGAAGATTCTTCTAAGATTGTTGAAGAAGCAGTTAATATGCTAGTAAAAAGCAGGTAA
- a CDS encoding L,D-transpeptidase family protein, whose protein sequence is MIHIVKPGETMSMISANYRVNLSRLYAANPGVGQLHVGQHIQIPGLPEPSTIPYSIQISVGKRRLTLFNNGRLVKFFPIAVGKMLTQTPTGDYVIVNRQYNPGGPFGVLWMSLSKQGYGIHGTNDPSSIGKAVSHGCVRMYNRDVLQLAEIVPNGTRVIIRP, encoded by the coding sequence ATGATTCATATTGTTAAGCCTGGTGAAACAATGAGTATGATATCGGCAAATTATCGAGTAAATCTCAGCCGACTTTATGCTGCAAATCCAGGGGTAGGGCAATTGCATGTGGGGCAACATATTCAAATACCCGGGTTACCAGAACCGAGCACCATTCCATACTCTATTCAGATATCTGTTGGGAAACGAAGACTTACTTTATTCAACAATGGAAGGCTTGTTAAATTTTTTCCGATTGCCGTTGGGAAAATGTTAACACAGACCCCAACAGGTGATTACGTAATTGTTAATCGCCAGTATAATCCAGGGGGGCCATTTGGAGTTTTATGGATGTCATTATCCAAACAGGGCTACGGGATTCACGGAACCAATGATCCAAGTTCCATCGGAAAAGCTGTTTCACATGGATGTGTAAGAATGTATAATCGGGACGTCCTTCAACTCGCTGAAATAGTACCTAATGGAACTCGGGTTATAATTCGCCCATAA
- a CDS encoding MFS transporter, translating into MFQILKIEKPYRKLFFAGIINGVGDRFSQVALLALLLHITGSGLSVGITMALRMLPFLIFGPLSSKVTEKWTRKKLLVFTDFSRAIIAISFLFVQSADDLWIVYIGSFLLACGEALYGPTRKSSIPAIVQSGHLKEINSWEQVSLGFVLIIGALSGGIVSYLFGAKAAFFVNIISFILAGSIIRTISNLETTKNRPEEDQEKRPSAKMLPLIMSSSFIFMLISFDVLVPLVNGIENVLLSVYAVNTFHAGDLGVGILYSVLGTGFLISPILTRWISGRFLSIAFICLLMEGVVLSSISQTNTFVMVVILFGILTIFSGVGNTLLDTVVMETIPSKYHGVYFGLSATIANTCIGISMFMTGVLLEYISPRMMGLIGGLFYLSLGCIYFLWTLRMNLSFEKNKLAMVVRNEKG; encoded by the coding sequence ATGTTTCAAATTTTAAAAATAGAAAAACCTTATCGAAAATTATTCTTTGCCGGGATTATAAATGGTGTGGGTGACCGCTTTAGTCAGGTAGCGTTACTAGCATTACTCTTGCATATTACCGGTTCTGGACTATCTGTAGGAATTACAATGGCCTTAAGAATGCTCCCCTTCCTCATTTTTGGTCCACTTAGCAGTAAAGTCACAGAAAAGTGGACTCGAAAAAAATTACTAGTCTTTACTGATTTTTCAAGAGCAATCATTGCAATCTCTTTTTTATTTGTTCAATCGGCTGATGATTTATGGATTGTTTATATTGGCTCCTTCCTTCTTGCGTGTGGAGAGGCCTTATACGGGCCTACTAGAAAATCGAGTATACCTGCTATCGTCCAATCAGGTCATCTTAAAGAAATCAATTCTTGGGAACAGGTTTCGCTTGGGTTTGTTTTGATTATTGGAGCACTTAGTGGTGGAATTGTCTCCTATCTATTCGGAGCTAAAGCAGCTTTTTTCGTAAATATTATATCTTTCATACTAGCGGGTTCTATTATTCGTACCATTTCAAATCTTGAGACTACTAAAAATAGGCCAGAAGAGGATCAAGAGAAAAGACCTTCTGCTAAAATGCTTCCTCTAATCATGTCATCCTCTTTCATATTTATGCTCATCTCCTTCGACGTCCTTGTTCCCTTGGTAAATGGCATTGAAAATGTATTGTTGAGTGTCTATGCCGTCAATACCTTCCATGCTGGGGATCTTGGTGTTGGTATTTTATATAGTGTACTTGGAACAGGATTTCTGATTAGCCCAATTTTAACAAGATGGATTTCAGGAAGGTTTCTATCTATCGCATTTATTTGTTTATTAATGGAAGGAGTGGTCCTTTCTAGCATCAGCCAAACAAACACCTTTGTTATGGTTGTTATTTTGTTTGGGATATTAACAATTTTTAGCGGCGTAGGAAATACTCTATTAGATACTGTTGTTATGGAGACGATTCCTTCCAAATACCATGGAGTTTACTTTGGACTATCAGCAACTATTGCTAATACCTGCATCGGGATTTCAATGTTTATGACCGGGGTATTACTCGAGTATATCTCCCCACGAATGATGGGATTAATTGGAGGTTTATTCTACCTTAGTCTTGGGTGTATTTATTTCCTGTGGACTTTACGAATGAATCTTTCCTTTGAAAAAAATAAGCTTGCCATGGTCGTGAGAAATGAAAAAGGCTGA
- a CDS encoding immune inhibitor A domain-containing protein produces MKKLLKTGLSTAVLAGTLFAGFPGNYASTSSDVLKNPTTVSHSYGSLDLAVVNEDKLLESLIKRGVISKNSSTAEKQKALHNYLVVKGKQDKSTNTDPLAAKAKAGDAKKRNKFKEYNKGFLKGQGNKYGQIKPVEEGASPGIQKKGNLLTLTVEFSDLEHNKIKPEETDNYYKDYNLDHYENMIFGEKGQYKGPNDEDQISQKQFYEEQSGGTYTVEGKAYGWLKVPGTAAYYGADDPKGGHDNVAPGGSKQLVKDVYAAAISAGIPLKDYDLEDPHDLDGDGNYWEPDGLVDHLQIIHAGMGQEAGGGAQGDNAIWSHRSAAFVDVDGRVNTDGTPKGVPGFYDYTMMPEDGATGVFAHEYGHDLGLPDEYDTQYTGTGEAIGYWSIMASGSWAGKIPGAEPTGFSPFAKSYFQSTLGGKWTAPAVINYDDITTKGTQFFLDQANSPLGKNNQAVRVNLPQKKKFVLAPKDGKFSFWGGNGDEINNTMTTAVDLTGKTSATLDFDAWYKIEESWDFAFVQVSDDGGKTWKSLSNENTRSDVVNGVYPTIPENLPGFTGNSNGWQHQTFDLSAYAGKKIQLQYRYITDWGYSDTGLFVDNVKVTADGGTVLEDGAEASTPSFTLKGFKQFDGNTYSDHYYLLEWRNQKGVDEGLAHIARGNSLMSYDGGLVVWYVDDSFTDNWTGVHPGDGFLGVVDAHLGNDLQWLLNNGAPPAEASTRYHIADAAFGLDPTSGLNLDYPGVQTLTAPSQPGVPVFDDSNSFVNKYMPDAGRNLPHYGLKVRVNAEAKDKSVGSIVISK; encoded by the coding sequence ATGAAGAAACTATTAAAAACAGGGCTTTCCACTGCAGTCCTAGCTGGAACATTGTTTGCCGGCTTTCCTGGGAATTATGCTAGTACTTCCAGTGATGTCCTAAAAAATCCAACCACAGTTTCACATTCTTACGGTTCACTAGATTTAGCAGTTGTAAATGAAGACAAATTGCTAGAGTCACTAATTAAACGCGGTGTGATTTCCAAAAACTCCTCTACTGCTGAAAAACAAAAAGCTTTACATAATTACTTAGTGGTTAAAGGAAAACAGGATAAGTCTACTAATACAGATCCACTTGCTGCAAAAGCAAAAGCAGGTGATGCAAAAAAACGAAATAAATTTAAAGAGTATAACAAAGGATTTTTAAAAGGCCAAGGAAACAAATATGGACAGATAAAACCTGTTGAAGAGGGAGCATCACCAGGAATTCAGAAAAAAGGAAACCTATTAACATTAACAGTTGAATTCTCTGATTTAGAGCATAATAAAATAAAGCCTGAGGAAACAGATAATTATTATAAGGATTATAATCTTGATCACTATGAAAATATGATTTTTGGGGAAAAAGGTCAATATAAAGGACCTAACGATGAAGATCAAATTTCCCAAAAACAATTCTATGAAGAACAATCCGGTGGAACTTACACAGTTGAAGGTAAAGCATATGGATGGTTAAAAGTCCCTGGTACAGCCGCTTATTATGGCGCGGATGATCCTAAAGGCGGTCATGATAACGTTGCTCCTGGTGGTTCTAAGCAATTAGTAAAAGATGTTTATGCAGCCGCAATCTCAGCTGGAATCCCTCTTAAAGATTATGATTTGGAAGACCCACATGATTTAGATGGTGATGGAAACTATTGGGAACCAGATGGTTTAGTTGATCACTTACAAATTATCCATGCAGGAATGGGACAAGAAGCAGGTGGTGGTGCTCAAGGTGATAATGCAATTTGGTCGCATCGTTCTGCAGCATTTGTCGATGTGGATGGTAGAGTAAATACTGATGGTACACCAAAAGGGGTACCTGGATTCTATGACTATACTATGATGCCTGAAGACGGTGCTACTGGAGTATTCGCTCATGAATATGGACATGACTTAGGCCTTCCAGATGAATATGATACTCAATACACGGGAACTGGTGAAGCAATTGGCTATTGGTCCATCATGGCTAGTGGTTCATGGGCAGGTAAAATTCCTGGTGCTGAACCAACTGGATTCTCTCCATTTGCAAAATCTTATTTCCAATCAACACTAGGTGGAAAGTGGACAGCTCCAGCCGTTATTAACTATGACGATATTACTACGAAAGGAACGCAATTCTTCCTTGATCAAGCTAATTCACCACTTGGAAAAAACAATCAAGCAGTAAGGGTTAACTTGCCACAAAAGAAAAAATTTGTACTTGCACCAAAAGATGGAAAATTCTCTTTCTGGGGCGGTAATGGGGATGAAATAAATAACACAATGACAACGGCGGTTGACCTAACCGGGAAAACATCAGCTACGCTTGACTTTGATGCTTGGTACAAGATTGAAGAAAGTTGGGATTTTGCCTTCGTACAAGTTTCAGATGATGGAGGGAAGACCTGGAAATCGCTTTCTAATGAAAATACAAGATCTGATGTAGTAAATGGAGTATATCCAACAATCCCAGAAAATCTCCCTGGATTCACAGGTAACTCAAATGGTTGGCAACATCAAACTTTCGACTTATCTGCATATGCTGGTAAAAAAATTCAGTTGCAATACCGTTATATTACAGACTGGGGCTATAGCGACACTGGATTATTCGTTGATAATGTTAAGGTTACAGCTGATGGAGGAACTGTCCTAGAAGATGGAGCTGAGGCTTCAACTCCTTCATTTACGCTCAAAGGTTTTAAACAATTTGACGGAAATACCTATTCAGATCATTACTACCTGCTTGAATGGAGAAACCAAAAAGGTGTAGACGAAGGTCTTGCCCATATCGCTCGCGGTAATTCTTTAATGAGCTATGATGGTGGTCTAGTAGTTTGGTATGTAGATGACAGCTTTACTGATAACTGGACTGGTGTTCACCCTGGTGACGGTTTCCTTGGAGTGGTTGATGCTCACCTTGGTAACGACCTTCAATGGTTATTAAATAATGGAGCACCACCTGCAGAGGCAAGTACTCGTTATCATATCGCAGATGCTGCTTTTGGTCTTGATCCTACTTCCGGATTAAATCTTGATTATCCTGGAGTACAAACATTAACAGCTCCAAGCCAACCAGGTGTTCCTGTATTTGATGACAGTAATTCTTTTGTAAATAAATACATGCCTGATGCTGGAAGAAATCTTCCTCATTACGGACTAAAAGTTCGTGTGAATGCAGAAGCAAAAGACAAATCAGTTGGGTCAATTGTAATCTCTAAATAA
- a CDS encoding RimK family alpha-L-glutamate ligase: MKKVYIIHENSEWTQHLTNRLDEIGVPYEEWHLDKGRLDLSKEPPEGVFYNRMSASSHTRGHRFAPEFTAQVLSWLEGHGRAVLNGTRALQLEVSKVLQYLELNKFGIKTPRTIAAVGKEQILEAATEFMDTPFITKHNRAGKGLGVQLFQTYDGLKSYVDSPMFEEPIDGITLIQEYIQAPESYITRCEFVGGKFVYAVKVDTSEGFQLCPADACHIGDLFCPVGEEKVEKPKFEIIDSFSDPIIQKYEQVLASNQIQVAGIEFIRNAAGDIYTYDINTNTNYNSDAEAKAQKFGMLELAKFLNSQL; the protein is encoded by the coding sequence TTGAAAAAAGTTTATATTATCCATGAGAATAGTGAATGGACACAGCATTTAACCAATAGGCTTGATGAAATAGGAGTACCATATGAAGAATGGCATTTAGATAAAGGACGTCTTGATCTGTCAAAAGAACCCCCAGAAGGAGTGTTTTACAACCGGATGAGTGCATCATCCCATACAAGGGGCCATCGCTTTGCACCGGAGTTCACTGCTCAAGTCCTTTCATGGCTTGAAGGCCATGGACGTGCCGTATTAAATGGAACACGAGCCCTGCAACTGGAAGTAAGCAAAGTGTTGCAATATTTAGAGCTAAACAAATTTGGTATTAAGACACCACGAACAATAGCTGCGGTAGGAAAGGAACAGATTCTCGAGGCAGCAACAGAATTTATGGATACACCTTTTATTACTAAACATAATCGTGCGGGGAAGGGGCTTGGGGTACAGTTATTTCAAACTTATGATGGTCTAAAGAGTTATGTTGATAGCCCGATGTTTGAAGAGCCAATTGATGGAATTACTTTAATTCAAGAATACATACAGGCACCTGAAAGCTATATCACTCGTTGTGAATTTGTGGGTGGAAAGTTTGTATATGCAGTTAAGGTTGATACTTCTGAAGGCTTCCAATTATGTCCTGCAGACGCATGTCATATAGGTGATTTATTCTGTCCAGTTGGGGAAGAAAAAGTGGAGAAACCAAAATTCGAAATCATTGATAGTTTTTCAGATCCGATCATCCAAAAGTATGAGCAAGTTCTCGCATCTAATCAAATCCAGGTCGCTGGTATTGAATTTATTAGGAATGCAGCCGGTGACATCTATACGTATGACATTAATACAAATACAAACTACAATTCAGATGCAGAAGCAAAGGCCCAGAAATTTGGTATGTTGGAACTAGCGAAATTTCTAAATTCCCAACTATAA
- a CDS encoding YceI family protein, translating to MTKTKWALDTAHSSVDFSVRHMMIANVKGSFNSFNATIEADPTDLTTATIEFSIETGSVDTRNQDRDGHLVSADFFDIENHPTMDFRATKIEKVDEGEYNVTGDLTLRGVTKPETFVVTFEGQGKDPWGNEKVGFSATGSINRSDYGLVWNAALETGGVLVGDKVKINLQIQAAKAE from the coding sequence ATGACAAAAACTAAATGGGCACTTGATACTGCACACAGCAGCGTTGATTTTTCTGTACGACACATGATGATTGCAAATGTAAAAGGAAGCTTTAATAGCTTTAATGCAACAATTGAAGCAGACCCAACAGATTTAACGACAGCTACAATTGAATTCTCTATCGAAACTGGAAGTGTTGACACGCGTAATCAAGATCGTGACGGACATTTAGTATCAGCTGATTTCTTTGATATAGAAAATCACCCAACAATGGACTTCCGTGCAACAAAGATTGAAAAAGTTGACGAAGGTGAATACAATGTTACAGGTGATTTAACTCTTAGAGGCGTAACAAAACCAGAAACTTTTGTTGTTACATTCGAAGGCCAAGGAAAAGATCCATGGGGCAATGAGAAAGTTGGGTTCAGCGCAACAGGTTCTATTAATCGTTCTGACTACGGATTAGTATGGAATGCAGCGCTTGAAACTGGCGGCGTTTTAGTTGGAGATAAAGTGAAAATTAACTTACAAATCCAAGCTGCAAAAGCTGAATAA